A section of the Callospermophilus lateralis isolate mCalLat2 chromosome 16, mCalLat2.hap1, whole genome shotgun sequence genome encodes:
- the Chchd7 gene encoding coiled-coil-helix-coiled-coil-helix domain-containing protein 7 isoform X2 codes for MPLVTHRLRDPDESDASSRCMDENNYDKERCSSYFLKYKNCRRFWNSIMIQRRQNGVTPSMPTAAERDEILGAMGKMPY; via the exons ATGCCCTTGGTGACGCACCGACTGAGAGATCCTGAT GAATCTGATGCTTCTAGCAGATGTATGGATGAAAATAACTATGATAAGGAAAGATGTTCCAGTTACTTCTTGAAGTACAAAAACTGCCGGAGATTTTGG AATTCCATCATGATCCAAAGAAGACAGAATGGAGTGACACCATCTATGCCCACAGCAGCAGAAAGAGATGAAATCTTGGGAGCAATGGGGAAAATGCCTTATTGA
- the Chchd7 gene encoding coiled-coil-helix-coiled-coil-helix domain-containing protein 7 isoform X1: MPLVTHRLRDPDVNPCLLESDASSRCMDENNYDKERCSSYFLKYKNCRRFWNSIMIQRRQNGVTPSMPTAAERDEILGAMGKMPY, encoded by the exons ATGCCCTTGGTGACGCACCGACTGAGAGATCCTGATGTAAATCCTTGTTTGTTG GAATCTGATGCTTCTAGCAGATGTATGGATGAAAATAACTATGATAAGGAAAGATGTTCCAGTTACTTCTTGAAGTACAAAAACTGCCGGAGATTTTGG AATTCCATCATGATCCAAAGAAGACAGAATGGAGTGACACCATCTATGCCCACAGCAGCAGAAAGAGATGAAATCTTGGGAGCAATGGGGAAAATGCCTTATTGA